The Rickettsiales bacterium genome includes a region encoding these proteins:
- a CDS encoding 3'(2'),5'-bisphosphate nucleotidase CysQ has translation MPQLTKLAKIAKKAGEKLLEMQPAVVEKEKAQLGSDKYPHSEADDAANKIVLEELNRFYPNIPIVSEENSVKDNNKGLKSKEYFAIDPLDNTRSFVEGKGAYSINIGKIENGLPTEGAIYFPKKRELYFTKNGRAFLQKDESEPKEIRVARLSPHGPIKVAVGFANSDDSLFGNITHETGKYPGQLRTCMVAAGECHVTGRQNEGFNIWDIAAPHAVLRAAGGEIVLAEDRKPFRYNGEIKVPAHFSGAIETLLIMGHTTKGLLQPKHQRQL, from the coding sequence ATGCCACAACTGACAAAACTCGCGAAAATAGCTAAAAAAGCTGGTGAAAAACTTTTAGAAATGCAGCCAGCAGTTGTTGAAAAAGAAAAAGCCCAATTAGGAAGTGACAAATATCCTCACAGTGAAGCTGACGACGCAGCAAACAAGATAGTTCTTGAAGAATTAAATAGATTCTATCCTAATATTCCGATCGTATCAGAGGAAAATTCTGTCAAGGATAATAATAAGGGCTTAAAAAGCAAGGAATATTTTGCTATTGATCCTTTGGACAATACACGTAGCTTTGTTGAGGGAAAAGGTGCTTATAGTATAAATATAGGTAAAATAGAAAATGGTCTACCGACTGAAGGAGCCATTTATTTCCCTAAAAAAAGGGAACTTTATTTCACAAAAAATGGGCGAGCTTTTTTGCAAAAAGATGAAAGCGAGCCAAAAGAGATAAGGGTGGCGAGATTATCACCACACGGTCCTATAAAAGTAGCAGTTGGCTTTGCTAACTCGGATGATAGTTTATTTGGAAATATTACACACGAGACAGGGAAATATCCAGGTCAATTAAGAACCTGCATGGTCGCCGCTGGAGAATGCCATGTTACTGGTAGGCAGAATGAAGGGTTTAATATATGGGATATAGCCGCTCCACATGCCGTTCTGCGAGCTGCGGGAGGCGAAATTGTTTTAGCGGAAGACAGAAAGCCATTTCGCTATAACGGTGAAATAAAAGTACCCGCCCATTTTTCTGGTGCGATTGAAACACTACTGATTATGGGGCATACGACCAAAGGGTTGTTACAACCAAAACATCAAAGACAATTATAA
- the rpsT gene encoding 30S ribosomal protein S20, translating into MANHKSAKKRIRQTQSRAEVNKARISRIRTFIKKVELAVDSGDKPAAREALKNAQPEIMRGVTKGVLNKGTASRKISRLSNRIKKLAA; encoded by the coding sequence ATGGCAAACCATAAGTCAGCTAAGAAACGTATACGTCAGACTCAGTCACGTGCAGAGGTTAATAAGGCTCGCATAAGCCGTATTCGTACCTTTATTAAGAAAGTTGAACTGGCTGTTGATTCGGGAGATAAACCAGCGGCTCGGGAGGCGTTAAAGAATGCTCAACCGGAGATTATGCGTGGGGTAACTAAAGGTGTTCTTAACAAAGGAACAGCTTCTCGTAAAATCAGTCGTCTTTCTAATCGTATCAAGAAGCTAGCGGCATAG
- the dnaN gene encoding DNA polymerase III subunit beta, which yields MKFVIERADLLKSLSHVQSVVEKRGTIAVLSNVKIDAKGSDISLTATDMDIAVVEKVAAQINAEGSTTVPAHTLYDIVRKLPEGTQIEMSSSADGGKISINAGQSRFSLACLPVDDFPVMAEGDLKHNFTLKSTECLALIEKPSFAISTEETRYYLNGIYFHVAGDGDDKTLRSVATDGHRLARVEIALPAGADGIPSIIVPRKAIYELKKILETGEGDVAISLSESKIRFVYGDAVLVSKLIDGNFPDYERVIPSANDKLMEVNCKIFREAVDRVSVISSEKSRAIKLKLENGNLTLSAGGGDQCEASEEIEVTYSSGPLEIGFNSRYMLEMMGEIEGDTVQFLLNDSGSPALVRDTADVTSLYVIMPMRV from the coding sequence ATGAAATTTGTAATTGAAAGAGCTGATTTGTTGAAAAGCCTAAGCCACGTTCAGTCAGTTGTTGAAAAGCGTGGAACTATAGCTGTATTGTCTAACGTGAAGATTGACGCTAAAGGTAGTGATATTTCGCTTACGGCGACCGATATGGATATAGCCGTTGTAGAGAAAGTGGCGGCTCAAATTAACGCGGAAGGCTCTACTACCGTGCCGGCGCATACTTTATATGACATAGTCCGCAAACTTCCTGAAGGTACCCAGATAGAAATGAGTAGCAGTGCTGATGGTGGAAAGATTTCTATTAATGCTGGGCAGTCACGTTTTTCTCTTGCTTGCCTTCCTGTTGATGATTTTCCGGTTATGGCTGAAGGTGATCTCAAGCATAATTTCACCCTTAAATCAACAGAGTGTCTCGCGCTTATTGAAAAACCTAGCTTTGCCATATCTACAGAAGAAACTCGTTATTATCTAAATGGTATATATTTCCATGTGGCGGGTGATGGTGATGATAAAACTCTACGTTCGGTAGCGACCGATGGTCACCGTTTAGCAAGAGTTGAGATAGCTCTTCCCGCTGGAGCTGACGGCATACCTAGTATTATTGTGCCAAGAAAAGCTATATATGAACTTAAGAAAATACTAGAGACCGGTGAGGGTGATGTAGCTATTTCATTATCTGAGTCAAAAATCCGTTTTGTTTATGGAGACGCTGTTTTAGTATCCAAATTAATTGATGGTAATTTCCCTGACTATGAAAGAGTAATTCCATCAGCCAATGATAAGCTTATGGAAGTTAATTGTAAAATTTTTAGAGAGGCGGTAGACAGGGTTTCGGTTATATCATCGGAAAAATCACGGGCGATTAAATTAAAATTGGAAAATGGTAATTTGACTTTATCGGCCGGTGGTGGTGATCAATGTGAGGCCTCAGAGGAAATAGAGGTAACTTACTCATCGGGTCCGCTAGAGATAGGTTTTAATTCTCGTTATATGCTGGAAATGATGGGCGAAATAGAAGGTGATACCGTACAGTTCCTATTAAATGACAGTGGCTCTCCGGCATTAGTGCGCGATACAGCGGATGTAACTTCTCTATATGTTATAATGCCGATGAGGGTATGA
- the lptC gene encoding LPS export ABC transporter periplasmic protein LptC produces the protein MSNTGNSYTKFVFLGKRTLPILAAGIILSVIWIASTNNSTNGGRMVFTNAPKIEEIENVMQKPRYQGINDNNQPYTIEADKATQQDKDNVLLDNIKADMSGDNNDWVAVLAKSGTINTVKEHIFLFNNVELFYEGGYQFRSKNTHIDLTKGYIYGNKPIEGNSEIGTIKADSFSISDKGNVINFKGSVKVNLYK, from the coding sequence ATGAGTAATACAGGAAATAGCTATACCAAATTCGTTTTTCTTGGCAAAAGAACCCTGCCGATTTTAGCGGCTGGTATTATTTTAAGTGTTATATGGATAGCTTCTACCAACAACTCCACTAATGGTGGCAGGATGGTTTTTACCAACGCTCCTAAAATAGAGGAAATAGAAAATGTGATGCAAAAACCTCGTTATCAGGGGATTAACGATAATAATCAACCATATACTATAGAAGCTGATAAAGCCACTCAGCAAGATAAGGATAATGTCTTACTAGATAATATAAAAGCTGATATGAGCGGCGATAATAATGATTGGGTAGCTGTTCTCGCGAAATCAGGAACAATAAATACTGTAAAAGAACATATATTTTTATTTAATAATGTTGAGCTTTTCTACGAAGGAGGTTATCAATTCCGTAGTAAGAACACCCATATTGATTTAACAAAAGGCTATATATATGGAAACAAGCCGATAGAGGGAAATAGCGAGATAGGAACCATAAAAGCTGATAGCTTCTCTATATCGGATAAAGGTAATGTAATTAACTTCAAAGGGTCAGTGAAGGTAAATTTATATAAATAG
- the dnaA gene encoding chromosomal replication initiator protein DnaA has product MASLQYSENQTMEDLLSMAWQRVVAKLATNYSDAIFRSWLKPLSFSGISDNTIRISVPTRFMREWINRNYIDNINSLWHEEEISEGYEIEIFVDDSTKSPASAEKSTAPQTFNVLTPQSWQSEDAQTMGSNASEIDAQMGAPLDPRYTFENFVVGKPNELAHAAARRVAESGNVVQGCNPLFLYGGVGLGKTHLMHAIAWHIRNNTPERRVLYLSAEKFMYQFIKALRFKEALAFKEHFRSVDVLMIDDVQFISGKDSTQEEFFHTFNALVDQNKQLVISGDRSPSDLEGIEERVRSRLGWGLVADIHTTSYELRLGILQSKVEQMKDVVIPQKVMEFLAHKITSNIRELEGSLNRVVAHATLVGRPVTLETTQEVLHDLLRANDRRISVEDIQKQVAGHYNIKVSDMHSARRARQVARPRQIAMYLSKKLTSKSLPEIGRRFGGKDHTTVMHAVKKVEELISSDHEFSQDIEMLSRLLQS; this is encoded by the coding sequence ATGGCATCTCTACAATATTCTGAAAATCAAACTATGGAGGATTTGCTGTCTATGGCGTGGCAGCGTGTGGTAGCTAAATTAGCTACTAACTATAGTGACGCTATATTTAGAAGTTGGCTTAAGCCATTATCCTTTAGTGGTATATCGGATAATACCATAAGAATATCCGTTCCTACACGTTTTATGCGTGAATGGATTAACAGAAATTATATAGATAATATTAATAGTCTTTGGCATGAAGAAGAAATATCAGAAGGTTATGAAATAGAGATATTTGTTGATGATTCCACAAAATCACCAGCTTCCGCTGAAAAATCTACAGCTCCACAAACTTTTAATGTCCTTACTCCGCAAAGTTGGCAGTCGGAAGACGCGCAAACTATGGGTAGTAATGCGTCAGAGATTGACGCGCAGATGGGGGCTCCACTTGATCCACGCTATACTTTTGAGAATTTTGTGGTTGGAAAGCCAAATGAATTAGCGCATGCTGCCGCTAGAAGGGTGGCGGAATCTGGAAATGTGGTGCAGGGTTGTAATCCGCTATTTCTTTACGGAGGAGTAGGGCTTGGTAAAACTCACCTTATGCACGCGATAGCTTGGCATATTCGTAATAACACTCCTGAAAGGAGAGTTTTATATCTATCGGCTGAGAAATTTATGTATCAGTTCATTAAAGCTCTACGTTTTAAGGAAGCTCTGGCGTTTAAGGAGCATTTCCGCTCAGTTGATGTGCTTATGATTGATGATGTGCAGTTCATCAGCGGTAAGGACTCTACGCAGGAAGAGTTTTTCCATACTTTTAACGCCCTTGTTGATCAGAATAAACAATTGGTGATTTCTGGAGATCGTTCACCTTCTGATTTAGAAGGAATAGAGGAGAGGGTGCGTTCACGTCTTGGCTGGGGGCTGGTTGCTGATATACATACTACTAGTTATGAATTGCGTCTTGGTATTTTGCAGTCAAAAGTAGAGCAAATGAAAGATGTGGTTATACCACAGAAAGTAATGGAATTTCTCGCGCATAAAATAACCTCAAATATCCGTGAGCTTGAAGGGTCACTCAATCGGGTGGTGGCGCACGCTACTTTGGTTGGTCGTCCGGTAACTTTAGAGACAACGCAGGAAGTATTGCATGATCTTCTAAGAGCTAACGATCGTCGCATCTCTGTTGAGGATATACAAAAACAAGTAGCCGGTCATTATAATATAAAAGTTTCTGACATGCACTCAGCGAGAAGAGCAAGACAAGTAGCAAGACCTAGACAAATAGCTATGTATCTTTCCAAGAAGCTTACTAGTAAAAGTTTGCCGGAGATTGGCAGGCGCTTTGGTGGAAAAGATCATACTACCGTTATGCACGCCGTGAAGAAAGTAGAAGAGCTTATCTCCTCTGACCACGAGTTCTCACAAGATATTGAAATGCTAAGCCGCTTGTTGCAAAGTTAG
- the lptB gene encoding LPS export ABC transporter ATP-binding protein produces the protein MFLSLVKNKNADNSEQEVTLDSPSPYRKNGTEKQKASAGKDKEKSTKNNSPQLIDTHNGLEALHIGKRYGGRPVVRDVSLKVRRGEAVGLLGPNGAGKTTCFYMITGLISPDVGKIILDGRNITKLPMYRRARQGIGYLPQEASIFRGLTVEQNILSVLEIHEKNLDSRHAQLDELLAEFSITHLKQAQGITLSGGERRRVEIARALAGKPSFILLDEPLAGIDPIAVDEVRVLVKHLKDRGIGVLITDHNVRETLDIIDRAYIMHDGYVLMEGSPSEIVNNVDVRRVYLGDRFSL, from the coding sequence ATGTTTTTGTCACTTGTAAAAAATAAAAATGCAGATAATTCAGAGCAGGAAGTTACTTTAGATTCTCCCTCACCTTATAGGAAGAATGGTACAGAAAAACAAAAAGCTTCTGCTGGTAAAGACAAAGAAAAAAGCACTAAAAATAATAGTCCGCAATTAATTGATACGCATAACGGGCTTGAGGCTCTGCATATCGGCAAGCGCTATGGCGGAAGACCAGTAGTTCGTGATGTAAGCCTTAAGGTAAGACGTGGTGAGGCGGTTGGTTTGCTTGGTCCTAATGGTGCTGGTAAAACCACATGTTTTTATATGATAACCGGACTTATAAGCCCTGATGTTGGTAAGATAATATTGGATGGTCGTAATATTACCAAACTACCTATGTATCGACGTGCGCGTCAGGGAATCGGGTATCTTCCACAAGAAGCGTCAATATTTCGTGGTCTTACTGTAGAGCAAAATATACTCTCTGTTCTTGAGATTCATGAAAAAAATCTGGATTCACGTCACGCACAACTTGATGAATTGCTCGCCGAGTTTTCCATAACCCATTTGAAGCAAGCGCAAGGTATCACTTTATCTGGTGGTGAGCGAAGAAGGGTTGAAATAGCTCGCGCTCTGGCGGGAAAGCCATCCTTTATACTTTTGGATGAACCGCTAGCTGGAATTGATCCCATAGCTGTTGATGAAGTACGTGTGCTGGTAAAACATCTTAAAGATCGTGGGATAGGAGTGCTGATAACCGATCATAATGTACGTGAGACTCTGGATATTATTGATCGCGCGTATATTATGCATGATGGCTACGTGCTTATGGAAGGCTCACCTTCTGAGATAGTAAATAACGTTGATGTACGCAGGGTTTATCTTGGTGATAGATTTAGTCTCTAG
- a CDS encoding rhodanese-like domain-containing protein: MGSSCITNRFDSPLSDILQKAVISASCEYAGDISPLDVYNYAKHHKSIIIDVRTKPEWQFVGIPDLSGTKSRLLTVSWKNYPDFSLNTNFVEELLSSDDIAKDMALFFICRSGGRSMDAAIALSKEGFNYCFNIDGGFEGDPDENRHRSTKDGWKYYSLPWIQG, translated from the coding sequence ATGGGATCTAGTTGTATTACCAATAGATTTGATAGTCCATTATCAGATATTCTACAGAAAGCGGTTATTAGCGCTTCCTGTGAGTATGCTGGTGATATATCTCCTCTTGATGTTTATAATTACGCGAAACATCATAAATCAATAATCATAGATGTTCGTACTAAACCGGAATGGCAGTTTGTGGGGATACCAGATTTATCTGGCACCAAAAGTAGGCTTCTAACAGTTTCTTGGAAAAATTATCCTGACTTTTCCCTTAACACAAATTTTGTGGAAGAGTTGTTGTCTAGCGATGATATTGCGAAAGACATGGCTTTATTTTTCATATGTCGTTCAGGCGGACGCTCTATGGACGCGGCGATTGCCCTGAGCAAAGAAGGTTTTAATTATTGTTTTAATATAGATGGTGGATTTGAGGGCGATCCGGATGAGAACCGTCATCGTTCTACTAAAGATGGGTGGAAATATTATTCTCTGCCTTGGATACAGGGTTAA
- a CDS encoding KpsF/GutQ family sugar-phosphate isomerase gives MINKNQDIANGKSVLEQEIKGLNALMENLGKDFSDSVELIAGIKGRVIVTGMGKSGHVARKIAATMASTGTPAHFVHPAEASHGDMGMITKNDVVIALSNSGETAELADLIAYCKRFFIPLIGIVRRKKSMLVDSSDIAMILPEIPEACVTGAPTTSTTMMMALGDAISVALVRRRGFGKEDFSVFHPGGKLGKAFIRVGDLMHSGEELPIAKENDIMRDVLITMTSKRFGCAGIIDDSGFLSGIITDGDLRRHMQNDLLEKTASVIMKESPLTIRHQALAAEALAIMNDKSITSLFVVEDKKPVGIIHIHDCLRAGIN, from the coding sequence ATGATAAATAAAAACCAAGATATAGCAAATGGTAAGTCTGTTTTAGAACAGGAGATAAAAGGGCTTAACGCTCTTATGGAAAATCTTGGCAAAGATTTTTCTGATAGTGTTGAGTTAATAGCTGGAATAAAAGGACGGGTTATCGTAACCGGCATGGGCAAAAGCGGGCATGTGGCGCGTAAGATAGCGGCTACTATGGCATCTACTGGCACACCAGCGCACTTTGTCCACCCTGCCGAAGCCAGCCACGGTGATATGGGGATGATAACCAAGAACGACGTGGTAATCGCTCTTTCCAACTCGGGAGAGACCGCTGAGCTTGCTGATCTTATAGCTTATTGTAAGCGTTTTTTTATACCACTTATTGGAATTGTAAGACGTAAAAAGTCTATGCTGGTTGACTCATCCGATATAGCTATGATCTTGCCTGAAATTCCTGAAGCTTGCGTGACCGGCGCGCCAACCACATCTACCACTATGATGATGGCTCTTGGTGACGCTATAAGCGTAGCACTGGTACGAAGACGTGGTTTCGGCAAAGAGGATTTTTCAGTATTTCATCCCGGCGGAAAGCTTGGTAAAGCATTCATCAGAGTAGGAGATCTGATGCACTCTGGCGAAGAGCTACCGATAGCGAAAGAAAATGATATAATGCGTGATGTACTTATTACCATGACCTCTAAACGTTTTGGCTGTGCTGGGATTATAGATGATAGTGGTTTTCTTTCTGGAATAATTACTGATGGTGATTTGCGTAGACACATGCAAAATGATTTACTGGAAAAAACCGCATCCGTGATAATGAAGGAATCACCACTTACGATCCGTCATCAGGCACTCGCGGCGGAAGCGCTTGCTATAATGAATGATAAATCAATTACTAGTTTGTTCGTAGTTGAGGATAAAAAACCAGTCGGGATAATTCATATTCATGATTGCTTAAGAGCGGGCATTAATTAG
- a CDS encoding glutathione S-transferase family protein, producing the protein MRLLYHTPLSPFCRKIRMLLAEKGIEFELIQENPWDKNLDFFALNPAGEVPVLIEDNGSVISGAYAISEYLEEGYPQITLLGETLAQRAEVRRLVDWFDHKFDYEVTKNILFEKTFKRYFGYGEPDSSAIRIGKQNMAYHLEYIGYLANERYFLAGENLTLADLAAAAHLSSLDYLGDVDWKNNKAAHSWYALIKSRPSMRCILAERVRGARPPVHYENPDF; encoded by the coding sequence ATGCGCCTTCTATATCACACGCCTTTATCACCATTTTGTAGAAAAATCAGAATGTTACTTGCTGAAAAAGGTATAGAGTTTGAGTTAATTCAGGAAAATCCTTGGGATAAGAATTTGGATTTTTTCGCGCTTAATCCCGCCGGAGAAGTTCCGGTGCTAATTGAGGATAATGGTAGTGTAATCTCAGGGGCTTACGCTATCAGCGAATATCTTGAGGAAGGATACCCTCAGATAACCCTTCTTGGAGAAACGCTCGCTCAGAGGGCGGAGGTAAGAAGATTGGTGGATTGGTTTGATCATAAATTTGATTATGAAGTCACCAAAAACATTCTTTTTGAGAAAACTTTTAAGAGATATTTTGGCTATGGCGAACCCGATTCCTCCGCGATCCGTATCGGCAAACAGAATATGGCTTATCATCTGGAATATATTGGTTATCTGGCAAATGAGCGTTATTTCCTCGCTGGAGAAAATCTAACACTCGCTGACCTTGCCGCCGCCGCCCACTTGTCTTCTCTTGATTATCTTGGTGATGTTGATTGGAAAAATAATAAAGCCGCTCATAGCTGGTACGCACTGATAAAATCCCGTCCTAGCATGCGCTGTATACTCGCCGAGAGAGTGCGTGGCGCGCGACCACCAGTCCATTACGAAAACCCTGATTTTTAA
- a CDS encoding integrase core domain-containing protein — protein MSKQELRSGKDRVLESSTIKRMEFLCSEYELIKAKRHTRFCFVSEFYKFHNLTRQNFIKYYNRYKSSGSKLELLPQKRGAKYKTRRILPHIEQQIIGLRQKGLNRFEIHADLQISEHETRPCPSTIYNISKKHGFNRLQPRMMEEKRKIIKEKAGELGHIDCHYLPKGMISGDNKRYYLVGLIDHKTSLAWCEVIPEVTSLNVMFSTMKLLNLFKKEFGFDFVEILTDNGSEFGSGSNDPATIKKNPFMRLLFELKIKHRRTKPYRPQTNGKIERFWKTIEEDLLREMVFDSLDQLKNEVFEYMTYYNYARPHSAANGKTPSHLIGKNIT, from the coding sequence ATGAGCAAACAAGAATTACGCAGTGGCAAGGACAGAGTTCTTGAGTCAAGCACAATAAAGCGGATGGAGTTTTTATGTTCGGAATATGAATTAATTAAGGCAAAGCGACACACAAGATTTTGTTTTGTCAGTGAATTTTATAAATTTCATAATCTAACCCGTCAGAATTTCATAAAATACTATAATCGTTACAAAAGTAGTGGTTCTAAATTAGAATTATTGCCTCAAAAACGCGGTGCTAAATATAAAACTAGGAGAATTTTACCTCATATAGAACAACAGATTATAGGCTTACGGCAAAAAGGTTTGAATCGTTTTGAGATACATGCTGATTTACAGATTTCTGAACATGAAACTCGTCCTTGTCCTAGCACTATTTATAATATAAGCAAAAAACATGGATTTAACAGATTGCAGCCAAGAATGATGGAAGAAAAACGCAAGATTATCAAAGAAAAAGCCGGTGAGCTAGGGCATATAGATTGCCATTACCTACCCAAAGGCATGATTTCCGGTGATAATAAACGTTATTATCTGGTGGGGCTGATTGACCATAAAACTTCTCTAGCGTGGTGTGAGGTTATTCCTGAAGTTACATCGCTAAATGTGATGTTTTCTACAATGAAGCTACTTAATTTATTCAAGAAAGAGTTTGGTTTTGATTTTGTTGAGATACTAACGGATAATGGTTCAGAGTTTGGCAGTGGTAGTAACGATCCAGCAACTATTAAGAAAAATCCTTTTATGCGTCTGCTTTTTGAACTTAAAATAAAACATCGCCGAACTAAACCTTACAGACCACAAACTAACGGAAAAATAGAGAGATTCTGGAAAACAATAGAAGAAGATTTGCTGCGTGAAATGGTATTCGACTCGCTAGACCAGCTCAAAAATGAAGTGTTCGAGTATATGACTTACTACAACTACGCAAGACCTCACTCCGCCGCAAATGGAAAAACTCCTTCTCATCTTATTGGAAAAAATATAACATGA
- a CDS encoding LptA/OstA family protein, whose protein sequence is MLKMNLYSILIFSILIFSTSAKAQNFHKSSDAPIEIVADNLKILQQENKAIFTGHVVAKQGDVNIKSEKMTVFYKKPEEKEEKKKKEANSKKNINDKQEEAGQNSIEKIIVEKNVFLSTPDETAKGRRGIYDVANRKVFLNDDVVLTRNKNVLKGDRLVYNFDTGKSEMNYIKTGKSTKNDKTQRVKALFIPEKDGNKKEK, encoded by the coding sequence ATGCTTAAAATGAATCTTTATAGTATCTTAATATTTTCTATATTAATTTTCTCTACCTCCGCTAAAGCACAAAATTTTCATAAATCTAGCGACGCGCCTATTGAGATAGTGGCTGATAACCTAAAAATATTACAACAGGAGAATAAAGCCATATTTACTGGTCATGTTGTAGCGAAACAGGGCGATGTTAATATAAAATCAGAAAAAATGACGGTTTTTTATAAAAAACCTGAAGAAAAAGAAGAGAAGAAGAAAAAAGAAGCAAACAGTAAAAAAAATATTAACGATAAGCAGGAAGAAGCGGGACAGAACTCTATAGAAAAGATAATTGTTGAAAAAAACGTATTCCTATCAACCCCCGATGAGACCGCGAAAGGCAGAAGAGGAATATATGATGTAGCGAATCGTAAAGTATTTCTTAACGATGATGTGGTACTTACTCGTAATAAGAACGTACTTAAAGGTGATAGACTTGTTTATAATTTTGACACTGGAAAAAGTGAGATGAATTATATAAAAACTGGTAAAAGTACTAAAAACGATAAAACACAAAGAGTAAAAGCCCTTTTTATTCCAGAGAAAGATGGTAATAAAAAAGAAAAATAA
- a CDS encoding ribonuclease D has product MTNFLHIGDLPEDVVLNGDIAVDTEAMGLNNKRDRLCLVQISDSGGDAHLVQFKRDEYNAPNLIKLLRDITRIKIFHFARFDLSIMRHYLGVRLSNIYCTRTASRLARTYTDKHGYKDVCKELLGVDVSKQQQSSYWGTENLSAEQIGYAASDVLHLHNLKKKLDEMLEREGRDELAKAVFDFLPYRAELDLAGWEDEDILAHS; this is encoded by the coding sequence ATTACAAATTTTTTACATATCGGTGACCTACCGGAGGATGTGGTATTAAATGGTGACATTGCTGTTGATACTGAGGCTATGGGACTTAACAACAAGCGTGACCGCCTCTGTTTAGTTCAGATTTCTGACAGTGGTGGTGACGCTCATCTGGTGCAGTTCAAGAGAGATGAGTATAACGCCCCTAACCTAATAAAGCTTCTTCGTGATATAACGAGAATTAAGATTTTTCATTTCGCTCGCTTCGATTTATCAATAATGCGTCATTATCTGGGTGTTAGGTTATCTAATATATATTGCACCCGTACCGCTTCCCGTCTCGCCCGCACCTATACCGACAAGCATGGATATAAAGATGTGTGTAAGGAGTTGCTAGGGGTTGATGTCTCTAAGCAACAGCAAAGCTCCTACTGGGGGACTGAGAATCTTTCCGCTGAACAGATAGGGTATGCGGCATCTGATGTGTTGCATCTGCATAACCTAAAAAAGAAACTTGATGAAATGCTTGAGCGTGAAGGAAGAGACGAACTAGCGAAAGCGGTATTTGATTTTCTCCCTTACCGCGCTGAGCTTGATCTTGCCGGTTGGGAAGATGAGGACATATTGGCTCATAGCTAA